The Fragaria vesca subsp. vesca linkage group LG2, FraVesHawaii_1.0, whole genome shotgun sequence genome includes a window with the following:
- the LOC101302901 gene encoding putative copper-transporting ATPase HMA5-like: MSGGVEANGMDDVRRPLLEPLDISAADKRIRTLKFKIGEIHCASCSTTIESVVGKLNGVKSVTVSPIHGQAAVDYIPELINGSKIKEAIEDAGFPVDEFPEQDVAVCRLRIKGMMCTSCSESIESALRMVDGVKNAVVGLALEEAKVHFDPNITDTCLIINAIEDAGFGSELVSSGNDVNKVHLKIEGVNSSEDMTIIQSSLESVEGVNNVEVDVLEKKVTITYDADLIGPRSLIQCIEEAGSKPKSYQASLYVPPRRREVEQQLETRMYRNQFFLSCLFSVPVFLFSMVLPMLSPYGDWLMYKIHNTLTVGMLLRWILCTPVQFIIGRRFYVGSYHALRRRSANMDVLVALGTNVAYFYSVYIAMKSLALDNFEGEDFFETSSMLISFILLGKYLEALARGKTSDALAKLTDLAPDTAYLLSLDDDGNATSEIEISTQLIQRNDILKIVPGAKVPVDGIVISGQSHVNESMITGEARPISKRLGDKVIGGTMNENGCLQVKATHVGSETALSQIVQLVEAAQLARAPVQKIADKISKFFVPTVVIAAFLTWLSWFILGEFSLYPMFWIPKGMDRFELALQFGISVLVVACPCALGLATPTAVMVATGKGATQGVLIKGGNALEKAHKVTTVVFDKTGTLTVGKPTVVSAVLFSNYSMEEFCVVATATEANSEHPIAKSIVEHAKRFLNKFGSNEHLVEAKDFEVHTGAGVSGRVGDKLVLVGNKRLMREYNVQVGPEVEQFISENEKLARTCVLVSIDGKVAGSFAVTDPLKPEAACVVSYLHSMGISSIMVTGDNWATASAIAREVGIDKVFAETDPMGKADRIKELQMKGLTVAMVGDGINDSPALAAADIGMAIGAGTDVAIEAADIVLMKSNLEDVVTAIDLSRKTMSRIWLNYVWAMGYNILGMPVAAGILFPFSGIRLPPWLAGACMAASSVSVVCSSLLLQSYKKPLQFQNVSAKSAQQCTSD; this comes from the exons ATGAGTGGTGGAGTTGAGGCTAACGGGATGGATGATGTGCGCCGGCCTCTGTTGGAGCCCTTGGATATTAGTGCTGCAGATAAGAGGATTAGAACACTTAAGTTCAAAATAGGGGAAATCCACTGTGCTTCTTGTTCAACTACTATTGAATCTGTGGTTGGAAAGCTTAATGGGGTCAAGAGTGTTACGGTATCGCCCATTCATGGCCAAGCTGCTGTCGATTATATTCCAGAGCTCATTAAT GGAAGCAAAATCAAGGAAGCCATAGAAGATGCAGGTTTCCCAGTTGATGAATTTCCAGAACAAGACGTAGCAGTATGCCGGCTCAGGATAAAAGGAATGATGTGCACTAGTTGCTCCGAGTCCATTGAATCTGCTCTTCGTATGGTTGATGGAGTGAAGAACGCAGTTGTTGGTCTAGCGCTTGAAGAAGCAAAGGTTCACTTTGATCCAAACATCACTGACACCTGTTTGATCATTAATGCCATAGAAGATGCTGGCTTTGGATCTGAGCTCGTTAGCTCAGGGAATGATGTAAACAAAGTGCATCTAAAAATTGAAGGAGTTAATTCTTCTGAAGACATGACTATCATTCAATCCTCCCTTGAATCAGTTGAGGGTGTGAATAATGTTGAGGTGGATGTGTTAGAAAAAAAGGTCACTATTACCTATGATGCAGACCTCATTGGTCCAAGATCTCTTATACAATGTATAGAAGAAGCTGGAAGTAAACCCAAATCATACCAAGCAAGCTTGTATGTTCCTCCAAGACGAAGAGAAGTTGAACAGCAGCTTGAGACTCGGATGTACAGGAACCAGTTTTTCTTGAGCTGTCTATTTTCAGTTCCTGTATTTTTATTCTCAATGGTGCTTCCAATGCTTTCTCCCTATGGGGACTGGTTAATGTACAAGATTCACAACACGCTCACTGTAGGAATGCTTTTAAGATGGATCCTGTGCACACCCGTACAGTTCATTATTGGCAGGAG GTTTTATGTGGGATCATATCATGCTTTAAGACGTAGATCAGCTAATATGGATGTTCTTGTCGCACTTGGCACCAATGTTGCTTATTTTTACTCTGTCTATATAGCAATGAAATCATTGGCTTTGGATAATTTTGAAGGGGAAGATTTCTTTGAAACTAGTTCCATGTTGATATCCTTTATACTCTTGGGGAAGTACTTGGAAGCTCTTGCTAGAGGAAAGACATCTGATGCTTTAGCAAAGCTGACAGACCTGGCTCCTGATACGGCCTATCTGCTATCATTAGATGATGATGGCAATGCTACCTCGGAGATAGAAATTAGCACTCAACTTATTCAAAGAAATGATATACTTAAGATTGTTCCCGGAGCAAAAGTTCCTGTTGATGGGATTGTAATTAGTGGTCAAAGCCATGTGAATGAGAGTATGATCACAGGAGAGGCAAGGCCCATCTCCAAAAGATTAGGTGACAAG GTAATTGGTGGCACCATGAATGAGAATGGATGCTTACAGGTTAAGGCAACCCATGTTGGTTCAGAGACTGCACTATCCCAGATAGTGCAACTTGTTGAAGCTGCACAGCTTGCCAGAGCACCTGTTCAGAAGATAGCTGACAAGATCTCAAAGTTTTTTGTTCCAACA GTTGTGATTGCAGCGTTTTTGACATGGCTGAGTTGGTTCATCCTGGGAGAATTCAGTCTTTATCCCATGTTTTGGATACCAAAAGGCATGGATAGGTTTGAGCTGGCACTACAGTTCGGCATCTCAGTGCTAGTGGTTGCATGTCCTTGTGCTTTGGGATTAGCAACACCTACAGCAGTCATGGTTGCAACAGGGAAGGGTGCTACACAAGGTGTTCTTATCAAGGGTGGAAATGCACTTGAAAAGGCTCATAAG GTGACAACAGTTGTCTTTGATAAGACAGGGACATTGACAGTTGGAAAGCCGACAGTAGTTAGTGCTGTGCTCTTTTCCAATTACTCAATGGAGGAATTCTGTGTTGTGGCTACTGCTACTGAG GCAAATAGTGAACACCCAATAGCAAAGTCCATTGTGGAGCATGCAAAAAGGTTTCTTAACAAGTTTGGGTCAAATGAACATTTGGTGGAGGCCAAGGACTTTGAGGTGCACACTGGAGCTGGTGTTAGTGGAAGAGTTGGTGACAAACTGGTTCTGGTTGGGAACAAGAGGCTCATGCGGGAATATAATGTCCAGGTTGGTCCTGAGGTTGAGCAATTCATTTCAGAGAATGAGAAATTGGCTCGAACATGTGTATTAGTATCCATTGATGGAAAGGTTGCTGGCTCTTTTGCTGTAACTGATCCACTGAAGCCAGAGGCTGCATGTGTAGTCTCTTATCTCCACTCAATGGGCATTTCAAGCATCATGGTTACTGGCGATAACTGGGCAACGGCATCAGCAATTGCAAGGGAGGTTGGCATTGATAAGGTGTTTGCTGAGACCGATCCAATGGGAAAAGCTGATAGAATTAAAGAGCTACAG ATGAAAGGATTGACTGTGGCTATGGTTGGAGATGGAATCAATGACTCACCAGCTTTGGCTGCAGCAGATATTGGCATGGCAATTGGTGCTGGCACTGATGTAGCTATAGAAGCTGCTGATATAGTTTTGATGAAGAGCAATTTGGAAGATGTGGTTACAGCCATAGATCTATCTAGAAAGACTATGTCTCGAATTTGGTTGAATTATGTCTGGGCCATGGGATACAACATCCTTGGCATGCCAGTTGCTGCGGGAATCCTGTTCCCTTTCTCTGGGATCCGGTTACCACCTTGGCTTGCCGGTGCCTGTATGGCTGCTTCATCTGTAAGTGTGGTATGTTCATCTCTCTTGTTGCAGTCTTATAAGAAGCCTTTGCAGTTTCAGAACGTCTCCGCCAAGTCTGCGCAACAGTGTACATCTGACTAG
- the LOC101303188 gene encoding guanine nucleotide-binding protein-like 3 homolog, with translation MVKRSKKSKSKRVPLKKKYKVIRKVKEHHKKKAKEAKKLGFQRKKVEKDPGIPNDWPFKEQELKALEARRARVIDEIEQKKAARKERAQKRKLGKLEEDHDSKLDELIEEKSTDDSTGFSKNRDSSDRAFYKELVKVIEASDVILEVLDARDPLGTRCIDMEKMVRKSGPNKHLVLLLNKIDLIPREAVEKWLTYLREELPAVAFKCSTQEQKSNLGWKSSSKKSKPSNLLQTSDCLGAETLLKLLKNYSRSHEIKKSITVGIIGLPNVGKSSLINSLKRCRVVNVGSTPGLTRSLQEVQLDNNVKLLDCPGVVMLKSTENDASIALRNCKRIEKLEDPIGPVKEILKLCPARLLVSIYKLPSFDTVDDFLQKVATVRGKLKKGGIVDIGAAARIVLHDWNEGKIPYYTVPPARSQEEPSVAKIVSELGKALNIDEVYNGESSFIGSLKSVNDFHPVEVPPSCPLNFDENMVEDDAVQRPSSEADGSPKDMVDEDDDQSMAVEEDEPGKAKEKTTTKTSRQNEKLYAIDGMLNTKKKKAEKKMRKKAKSASKDAMEDDDDYDFKVDYVKKGSAMDVTDGTGENDEGQITGKVPMFGIGFDEPEEE, from the exons ATGGTCAAGAGGAGCAAAA AGAGCAAAAGCAAGAGAGTGCCTCTGAAGAAGAAGTACAAGGTGATAAGGAAGGTGAAAGAGCACCACAAGAAGAAGGCCAAGGAGGCCAAGAAGCTCGGCTTCCAGCGCAAGAAGGTTGAGAAGGACCCTGGTATCCCCAATGACTGGCCCTTCAAGGAGCAAGAGCTTAAGGCCCTTGAAGCTCGCCGCGCTCGTGTTATTGATGAAATTGAGCAGAAGAAAGCTGCCCGCAAAGAAAGG GCTCAGAAGAGGAAGCTGGGCAAATTAGAGGAGGACCACGACTCCAAATTGGATGAACTAATTGAGGAAAAGAGTACCGATGATTCCACTGGATTTTCTAAGAATAGGG ATAGCTCAGATAGGGCTTTCTACAAGGAGTTGGTTAAAGTTATTGAAGCATCAGATGTTATTTTGGAGGTTCTTGATGCTCGAGATCCCCTGGGTACACGATGTATTGATATGGAAAAGATGGTCAGGAAGTCGGGTCCTAACAAGCATCTTGTGTTACTTCTGAACAAGATCG ATCTTATCCCGCGTGAAGCTGTTGAGAAGTGGCTCACTTATCTTAGGGAAGAGTTGCCAGCTGTTGCCTTCAAGTGCAGCACCCAAGAACAAAAATCAAACTTAGGGTGGAAATCCTCCTCTAAAAAGTCAAAACCTAGCAACCTTTTGCAGACAAGTGATTGTTTAGGAGCTGAAACTCTTCTTAAATTGTTGAAGAACTATTCAAGAAGTCATGAG ATCAAGAAGTCGATTACAGTGGGTATTATTGGCCTGCCTAATGTTGGTAAGAGTAGTCTCATTAACAGTTTGAAGAGATGCCGTGTCGTCAATGTTGGTTCCACCCCAGGGTTAACAAGATCACTACAAGAAGTTCAGTTGGATAATAATGTCAAATTGTTAGATTGCCCTGGTGTTGTCATGCTCAAATCTACAGAAAATGATGCCTCTATAGCTCTTCGAAATTGCAAAAGAATTGAGAAGTTAGAGGATCCAATTGGTCCAG TGAAGGAAATTTTGAAGCTCTGCCCAGCCAGATTGTTGGTATCTATATACAAGCTTCCAAGCTTTGATACCGTTGATGACTTTCTACAGAAGGTGGCTACTGTTAGGGGTAAGCTGAAAAAGGGTGGTATTGTAGATATTGGAGCTGCAGCGAGAATTGTTCTGCATGACTGGAATGAGG GTAAAATTCCATACTACACTGTGCCTCCTGCTAGGAGTCAAGAAGAACCTTCAGTAGCAAAAATCGTTTCAGAGCTGGGCAAGGCATTGAACATTGATGAAGTATACAATGGAGAATCTTCATTCATCGGAAGCCTCAAATCTGTTAATGATTTCCATCCTGTTGAAGTTCCTCCCAGTTGCCCTCTCAATTTTGATGAAAATATGGTCGAG GATGATGCTGTACAAAGACCATCGAGTGAAGCGGATGGAAGTCCTAAAGATATGGTTGATGAAGACGATGACCAGTCCATGGCAGTTGAAGAGGATGAACCAGGAAAGGCAAAAGAAAAGACGACTACTAAAACTAGCAGGCAAAATGAGAAATTGTATGCAATTGATGGTATGCTTAATACAAAGAAGAAGAAAGCGGAGAAGAAGATGAGGAAAAAGGCCAAATCAGCTTCCAAGGATGCTATGGAAGATGATGATGATTATGATTTTAAGGTTGATTACGTCAAGAAGGGATCTGCAATGGATGTTACTGATGGCACTGGGGAAAATGATGAGGGTCAAATTACTGGTAAGGTACCTATGTTTGGTATTGGATTTGATGAACCGGAGGAAGAGTGA
- the LOC101303481 gene encoding inactive beta-amylase 4, chloroplastic-like encodes MAMAENGGVVCKCSPRRSFRFRFRQPNLRNVSSIPLFKHALFTRSPSLAGKASTILSMSAQKKPRPSILSSSRHKRIPIYVMMPVDAFCIDGSGIPRIRRVKALTVSLKALKLAGVHGVAVEVWWGVVERFSPLAYDWSLYEQLFKLISESGLKVHVALSFHSNVNSSSSRYVGVSLPLWIMQIGASNKHIFYRDKNGFSSDDYLTLGVDHLPLFCGRTALQCYEDFMTSFVKKFESHIGSVIEEICVGLGPSGELRYPAHFGDGKWKFPGIGEFQCYDQYMLDNLKMAACEEGKPQWGERGPPNAGCYNSMPSGVPFFEEGEENFLSDYGCFFLEWYSGCLLGHADAILAKAAKILKKYQEDKQASILLVAKIGGIYWWYQTVAHPAELTAGYYNTALRDGYDPVASLLSRHGAALHVSCLEMMDSESPASYLCSPEGLRQQIWSASKKRIIHLTGRNTNERCDKVSLWQIHANCYHSQAEAVRSFTYFRMNDKIFRAENWSNFVPFVRKMSTSW; translated from the exons ATGGCAATGGCTGAGAATGGTGGAGTTGTCTGCAAATGCTCACCCAGAAGGAGCTTCCGCTTCCGCTTCAGACAACCCAATCTCCGAAACGTTTCCAGCATTCCTCTCTTCAAACACGCCCTCTTCACTCGCTCCCCATCTCTCGCCGGAAAAGCTTCTACCATACTCAG CATGAGTGCACAAAAGAAACCGAGGCCTTCGATACTGTCGTCTTCGAGACATAAGAGAATTCCCATTTATGTGATGATGCCTGTTGATGCATTCTGCATAGATGGTTCTGGGATTCCAAGGATTAGGAG AGTCAAGGCCTTGACAGTATCTTTGAAAGCGCTCAAGCTGGCAGGTGTCCATGGAGTTGCAGTTGAGGTTTGGTGGGGAGTCGTAGAACGTTTCTCTCCCCTTGCATATGACTGGTCTCTATATGAACAGCTATTTAAGCTGATTTCTGAGTCAGGGTTGAAGGTGCATGTTGCCTTGTCTTTTCACTCAAATGTAAACTCTTCTTCTAGCAGATATGTGGGTGTAAGTCTTCCACTTTGGATCATGCAG ATTGGTGCTAGCAATAAGCATATATTCTATCGAGACAAAAATGGGTTTTCAAGTGATGATTATCTTACGCTAGGGGTTGATCACCTTCCTCTGTTTTGTGGCCGGACTGCCCTTCAATGTTATGAAGATTTTATGACCAGCTTTGTTAAGAAATTTGAATCCCATATTGGAAGTGTGATAGAGGAAATTTGTGTCGGTCTTGGTCCTTCTGGCGAACTTAG GTATCCTGCACACTTTGGTGATGGTAAATGGAAGTTCCCTGGAATTGGCGAGTTCCAGTGCTATGACCAGTACAT GCTGGACAACCTAAAGATGGCCGCATGTGAGGAAGGGAAGCCTCAATGGGGAGAAAGGGGACCACCAAATGCAGGCTGTTATAATAGTATGCCATCTGGAGTTCCTTTCTTTGAAGAGGGAGAGGAAAACTTTCTTTCTGATTATGGGTGCTTTTTCCTT GAATGGTATAGTGGTTGTTTGCTTGGTCATGCAGATGCTATTCTTGCAAAGGCAGCCAAAATTTTGAAAAAGTATCAAGAAGACAAGCAAGCTTCTATTCTGTTAGTGGCTAAAATTGGTGGAATATATTGGTGGTACCAGACAGTAGCACACCCTGCTGAACTCACAGCTGGATACTACAACACTGCTCTTAGGGATGGTTATGATCCTGTTGCTTCACTTTTGTCTCGTCATGGAGCTGCTTTGCATGTTTC CTGCTTGGAGATGATGGACAGTGAATCACCAGCATCCTATCTTTGCAGCCCAGAAGGATTACGGCAACAG ATATGGAGTGCTTCAAAGAAAAGGATAATACATTTGACTGGAAGAAACACCAATGAACGATGTGACAAG GTTAGTTTATGGCAAATACATGCCAACTGTTACCATTCACAGGCGGAAGCTGTAAGATCATTTACTTATTTCAGGATGAATGATAAGATCTTTAGGGCCGAAAACTGGAGTAACTTTGTTCCTTTTGTTAGAAAGATGAGCACAAGTTGGTGA